One genomic region from Terriglobus aquaticus encodes:
- a CDS encoding flavin reductase family protein: MHKTIDPTILYFGTPVALISTVNEDGSANLAPMSSVWWLGWSCMLGLGQMSQTAQNLMRTRECVVNLPSSTMAGAVDRLAMTTGKNPVPDKKLAWGYRYEADKFARAGLTAVPSVTVASPRVVECPVQMEGVIHERHAFGKNVSACAFEVHIQKLHVDESLLEAGSDRHIDPVRWRPLLMSFCRFFEVGAEVQPSTLAESGFMQSARSLVAATAKTSAAPLGTEGASA, translated from the coding sequence ATGCACAAGACGATCGATCCAACGATTCTCTACTTTGGAACTCCGGTAGCGCTGATCAGCACGGTGAACGAGGATGGCTCGGCCAACCTGGCTCCGATGTCGTCGGTCTGGTGGCTGGGGTGGAGCTGCATGCTTGGCCTGGGGCAGATGAGCCAGACGGCGCAGAACCTGATGCGCACGCGCGAGTGCGTTGTGAACCTGCCGAGTTCGACGATGGCCGGCGCGGTGGACCGGCTGGCGATGACTACGGGCAAAAATCCAGTGCCAGACAAGAAGCTGGCGTGGGGATATCGCTACGAAGCGGACAAGTTCGCGCGAGCGGGCCTGACGGCGGTGCCGTCGGTGACCGTGGCATCGCCGCGCGTTGTGGAATGCCCGGTCCAGATGGAGGGCGTGATCCACGAGCGCCACGCCTTCGGAAAGAACGTGTCGGCGTGTGCGTTTGAAGTACACATTCAGAAGCTGCATGTGGATGAGAGTCTGCTGGAAGCCGGGAGTGACCGGCACATTGACCCGGTGCGATGGCGACCGCTGCTGATGAGCTTCTGCCGGTTCTTTGAAGTAGGAGCAGAGGTGCAGCCGTCCACATTGGCCGAGTCGGGCTTTATGCAGTCAGCGCGGTCGCTGGTGGCAGCAACGGCCAAGACAAGCGCCGCTCCGTTGGGAACGGAAGGAGCGTCAGCATGA
- a CDS encoding bifunctional transcriptional activator/DNA repair enzyme AdaA: MSAREMRSEEEERWAAVVARDRSRESAFVYGVLSTGVYCRPGCSSRLPKRENVRFYDSTAAAAADGLRACKRCLPDGRDARAVEGTIRRLCRYMEARLQSHPEDALQLADLAARAQLSPAHLQRTFRAVVGVSPKQYVDGLRMERFKRSLQGGESNVTDAIFDAGYGSISRVYERAETQMGMTPMEFREGGAGVAVTYAAFETAMGLALVGATDRGLCFLQFGESEAELVERLREQYPRAVIAAMEPRSSAGFAGWIAALNGYLEGRAPDLRLPVHVRATAFQRMVWEYLQRMPAGTTQSYREVAEALGRPTAARAVARACASNVVALAIPCHRVVRGTGEVSGYRWGVERKRRLLEMERGNVAGRTDA; the protein is encoded by the coding sequence ATGAGTGCGCGCGAGATGCGATCGGAAGAGGAAGAGCGGTGGGCGGCGGTGGTGGCGCGCGACCGGTCGAGGGAAAGCGCGTTTGTTTATGGCGTGCTGTCGACCGGCGTGTACTGCCGGCCGGGGTGTTCGTCGCGGCTGCCGAAGCGCGAGAATGTGCGGTTCTATGATTCGACTGCTGCCGCAGCAGCGGACGGACTGCGCGCCTGCAAGCGCTGCCTGCCGGACGGGCGCGATGCGCGGGCCGTGGAGGGAACGATCCGGCGGCTGTGCCGGTACATGGAAGCGCGCTTGCAATCGCACCCGGAGGACGCGCTGCAGCTGGCGGACCTGGCGGCGCGGGCGCAGTTGAGCCCGGCACACCTGCAGCGCACGTTCCGGGCAGTGGTCGGAGTGAGCCCGAAGCAGTACGTGGACGGTTTGCGCATGGAGCGGTTCAAGCGGTCGCTACAAGGCGGAGAGAGCAACGTGACGGATGCAATTTTCGATGCAGGGTACGGATCGATTAGCCGGGTGTATGAGCGCGCGGAGACGCAGATGGGGATGACGCCGATGGAGTTTCGCGAAGGTGGCGCTGGCGTTGCGGTGACGTACGCGGCCTTTGAGACAGCGATGGGGCTGGCGCTGGTGGGCGCGACGGACCGCGGCCTGTGTTTTCTGCAGTTTGGCGAGAGCGAGGCGGAGCTGGTGGAGCGGCTGCGGGAGCAGTATCCGCGAGCGGTGATTGCGGCGATGGAGCCGCGCTCGTCTGCGGGTTTTGCGGGATGGATCGCTGCGCTGAACGGCTATCTGGAAGGCCGGGCGCCCGACCTGCGGCTGCCTGTCCACGTGCGGGCCACGGCGTTCCAACGAATGGTCTGGGAGTACCTGCAACGCATGCCGGCGGGAACGACGCAGAGCTACCGCGAGGTGGCGGAGGCGCTTGGGCGTCCGACGGCAGCGCGCGCAGTGGCCCGGGCCTGCGCTTCCAACGTGGTCGCGTTGGCGATTCCCTGCCATCGCGTGGTGCGTGGGACGGGCGAGGTGAGCGGCTATCGGTGGGGCGTGGAACGGAAAAGGCGGCTGCTGGAGATGGAGCGGGGCAATGTAGCCGGGCGGACCGACGCGTGA
- a CDS encoding DUF6807 domain-containing protein encodes MQAQIQVTVHEADRRIDVTADGKPFTSYIWPTSLEKPVLYPLIAPDGTTVTRGFPLEPRPGERVDHPHHAGLWFNYGNVNGFDFWNNSGAIPAAQKPKMGTVHQGRIVSTKSGKQGEIVTETTWTDGTGTDQLKERTTYIFRAEGNTRTIDRISTLTALRPVTFHDDKEGLLGIRVAHFLESPTEKGGTYNDAQGRPTKVDAGDTSGQTGIYRTSEGITGDKVWSTRGAWCELTGTSPEGKTETIAILDNPANPGFPTYWHARGYGLFAANPLGDHIFDPKAPEHNFTVPQGGTATFRYRILLTSGAPTPDQLNTAEASFAKVK; translated from the coding sequence ATGCAAGCCCAGATCCAGGTCACCGTTCACGAAGCCGATCGCCGCATCGACGTCACCGCCGACGGCAAGCCCTTCACCAGCTACATTTGGCCCACATCGCTTGAGAAGCCGGTGCTCTATCCCTTGATCGCTCCCGACGGCACTACCGTCACGCGCGGCTTTCCTCTGGAGCCTCGCCCCGGCGAGCGCGTCGATCACCCGCACCACGCTGGCCTCTGGTTCAACTACGGCAACGTGAATGGCTTCGACTTCTGGAACAACTCCGGTGCCATCCCCGCTGCGCAGAAGCCGAAGATGGGCACCGTCCACCAGGGCCGCATCGTCTCGACTAAATCCGGCAAACAGGGCGAGATCGTCACCGAAACCACCTGGACCGACGGCACCGGTACCGACCAGCTGAAGGAACGCACCACCTACATCTTCCGCGCGGAAGGAAACACCCGCACCATCGACCGCATCAGCACCCTCACCGCGCTCCGGCCCGTCACCTTCCACGACGACAAGGAAGGCCTGCTCGGCATCCGCGTCGCCCACTTCCTCGAATCACCTACGGAAAAGGGCGGCACGTACAACGACGCCCAAGGCCGCCCGACCAAGGTCGATGCCGGCGACACCAGTGGCCAGACCGGCATCTATCGCACCTCCGAGGGCATCACCGGCGATAAGGTCTGGTCCACCCGCGGCGCCTGGTGTGAACTCACCGGCACCAGCCCCGAAGGCAAGACCGAGACCATCGCCATCCTCGACAACCCGGCTAACCCGGGCTTTCCGACCTACTGGCACGCCCGAGGCTACGGCCTGTTCGCTGCCAACCCGCTCGGCGACCACATCTTCGACCCCAAAGCGCCCGAGCACAACTTCACCGTTCCACAGGGCGGCACCGCGACCTTCCGCTACCGCATCCTGCTTACCTCCGGCGCGCCCACGCCCGATCAACTCAACACCGCCGAAGCGAGCTTCGCCAAAGTCAAATAG
- a CDS encoding Gfo/Idh/MocA family protein, with amino-acid sequence MSDTTRRTFLKNAGLATAAATAWNARSYAGIVGANDRVRTGIVGCGDRMKQALIPAFLQHSKQMNFEFVCISDLWNKRRDDGIAYVEKKGGGKVEAVRNNDELYARKDIDAVLIATADFQHAYHGTEAVKAGRDAYVEKPTAHTMADARMIRDAVHNSKQIVQVGTQRRSTPSYQRAYEYIKSGEFGDIVNVEMTWNVNQPGRWRRPDVVPLLKEEDTDWKRYLIHEPFEPFDARKYLEFRLFWPYSSGIPDQWLVHQIDTVHWFTGYPHPRSVVANGGIYAWHDGRRNWDTLTAVFDYGPLDDPNKGFQVIYSSRQTNSAGGVKEIYRSVGGSLDMDKQLVSSDGGLTARAAGEMHMQPRLLKDFQLGEAEKVSNDANTGADPQTSANMRNWMECVRNRKTPNASVDAGYSHSVALCMCIAAMQTGAKVTFDDKTQQVVAGGKHVA; translated from the coding sequence ATGAGCGACACTACCCGCCGCACCTTTTTGAAGAACGCCGGCCTCGCCACGGCCGCCGCCACCGCCTGGAATGCACGCAGCTACGCCGGCATCGTCGGCGCCAACGATCGCGTGCGCACCGGCATCGTCGGCTGCGGCGACCGCATGAAGCAGGCCCTCATTCCCGCGTTTCTGCAGCACTCGAAGCAGATGAACTTCGAGTTCGTCTGCATCTCCGATCTTTGGAACAAGCGCCGCGACGACGGCATCGCCTACGTCGAGAAAAAGGGTGGCGGTAAGGTTGAAGCCGTCCGCAACAACGACGAGCTCTACGCGCGCAAAGACATCGACGCCGTGCTCATCGCCACCGCCGACTTTCAGCACGCCTACCACGGCACAGAGGCCGTCAAGGCCGGACGCGACGCCTACGTGGAAAAGCCCACGGCACACACCATGGCCGATGCCCGCATGATCCGCGACGCCGTGCACAACTCTAAACAGATCGTGCAGGTCGGCACGCAGCGCCGCTCCACGCCCTCGTACCAGCGCGCCTACGAATACATCAAGTCCGGCGAGTTCGGCGACATCGTCAACGTCGAAATGACGTGGAACGTGAACCAGCCTGGGCGCTGGCGTCGCCCCGATGTCGTGCCACTTCTCAAGGAGGAGGACACCGACTGGAAGCGCTACCTGATCCACGAGCCGTTTGAGCCGTTCGACGCTCGCAAGTACCTCGAGTTTCGCCTCTTCTGGCCCTACTCGTCCGGCATCCCCGACCAGTGGCTCGTGCACCAGATCGACACTGTGCACTGGTTCACCGGCTACCCGCATCCGCGCTCGGTCGTGGCCAACGGCGGCATCTACGCCTGGCACGACGGCCGCCGCAACTGGGACACCCTCACCGCCGTCTTCGACTACGGCCCGCTGGACGATCCGAACAAGGGCTTCCAGGTCATCTACTCCTCGCGCCAGACCAACTCGGCCGGCGGCGTTAAGGAGATCTACCGTTCCGTCGGTGGATCGCTCGACATGGACAAGCAGCTTGTCTCCTCCGACGGTGGCCTCACCGCGCGCGCCGCGGGCGAGATGCACATGCAGCCGCGCCTGCTCAAGGACTTCCAGCTCGGCGAAGCGGAGAAGGTCTCCAACGACGCCAACACCGGCGCCGACCCGCAGACCAGCGCAAACATGCGCAACTGGATGGAGTGCGTTCGCAACCGCAAGACGCCCAACGCCTCGGTCGACGCAGGCTACTCCCACTCCGTCGCGCTCTGCATGTGCATCGCCGCCATGCAGACCGGCGCCAAGGTCACCTTCGACGACAAGACGCAGCAGGTCGTCGCCGGAGGCAAGCATGTCGCATAG
- a CDS encoding TonB-dependent receptor: MSTKSYRRAHRTLLAYVCVSAAPAAVLAAATAFGAAALLAPAPLRAQAAGTASVQGTVKDATGAAVPNAEVVYTNTETGAQRTVKSGGSGDYSIPNVPVGNYTIKVSAPGFTGFQQRGVLEVGNAATVDATLSVGSESQVVEVQAGVAALETETVNYKQVVDQTRINELPLNGRQATQLALITGGAVTPPANDIQTSKNYANSTVISIAGGQGNYNNYVLDGGYHTDNFTNTNLPFPFPDALREFSVESNSLPARNGVHPGALINAVTVSGTNDWHGSAFEFLRNNIINATNFFSVNTATGAPIRDTLKRSQFGGTFGGHVIKDKLFFFGGYQGTRNRQVSNATTYCLPTPAELSGDFSQMGGSCGKNAADGSNLVNPATGARINTTPGTAGYRRVDPTTYSQQSLNVIKMLPLAQEDPFGLVSVALPANNQEDQYIGRVDWNISQRHTFFTRYFIANYKQPNYYSPTNLLLTTTAGNDERVQTATIGDIFNISPNVVNTAHATWARRRDNRGPTSGGINATNVGVNLYVYVPADFRMSVTNGPSAGCGTCSPGFFNSNSEDFSDDVDYQHGKHSFAFGAEYIRAADNTNAGYLQNGQYTFNGQLSGVNNRNVGEGMIDFLTGRMQSFGQSRSQQTAFRQNIISGYGQDTWHVQDKLTLTYGLRYEPMLFAADRYGRGSTFDYNAFVSNTHSARFPNAPAGTLFPGDTGISKAMVNNRLNNFSPRVGLAYQAHPTTVVRVGGAIMYDTPPLYLSQRQTTNPPYTNEIDLTGNIPFSNPWSVYQNGTDPFPGIFPPNATATFPTTGQYVVMKPDARTPVIYQWTASLQQEFGRGWNFSANYLGNRNIHQYMGTYPYHATYIPGVSTGVAGSCGPLSGSNLPAAGSPCSNTGSGNTNARTALSRINPSQGLLYSPTFTIIDDHGISNYNGGIFTIQHRSGNFNFLGNYTWSKCMDLVDNQGDIASSTLQNSSNPRADYGVCGYDVRHIANITFITESKFSSLHGFAAGLANGWQIAPLVRMTSGTPINVTYGSDISLTGQANDRPNLVPGVPLLTGTKVTSRATTTGNRFYFNRAAFAAPATGTYGNLPRNFLRTPNFYDVDLSVSRNFNVYERLRLQIRLESFNVLNHPNLNAFTSATPSSSTFGYATGAADPRIFQLAGRFTF; this comes from the coding sequence ATGTCTACCAAGTCTTACCGCCGGGCACACCGCACGTTGCTGGCCTATGTCTGCGTTTCCGCCGCCCCGGCGGCCGTACTCGCGGCCGCCACCGCGTTTGGCGCCGCGGCTCTGCTCGCACCCGCACCTCTGCGCGCCCAGGCAGCCGGTACCGCCAGTGTTCAGGGAACGGTAAAGGACGCTACCGGCGCCGCCGTCCCCAACGCCGAAGTCGTCTATACCAACACTGAAACCGGCGCGCAGCGCACCGTCAAGAGTGGTGGCTCGGGCGATTACTCCATTCCCAACGTTCCCGTGGGCAATTACACCATCAAGGTTTCCGCGCCCGGCTTCACCGGTTTCCAGCAGCGCGGCGTGCTTGAAGTCGGCAACGCTGCGACCGTGGACGCCACACTTAGCGTCGGTTCCGAGTCGCAGGTCGTCGAGGTGCAGGCCGGCGTTGCCGCTCTCGAAACCGAGACCGTGAACTACAAGCAGGTGGTCGATCAGACCCGCATCAACGAGCTTCCGCTGAATGGCCGCCAGGCCACGCAGCTTGCTCTCATTACCGGCGGTGCCGTTACCCCGCCCGCCAACGACATCCAGACCTCGAAGAACTACGCCAACTCCACCGTCATCTCTATCGCAGGCGGACAGGGCAACTACAACAACTACGTTCTGGACGGCGGCTACCACACCGATAACTTCACGAACACCAACCTGCCGTTCCCGTTCCCCGACGCGCTGCGTGAGTTTTCGGTCGAATCCAACTCGCTGCCCGCCCGCAACGGCGTTCACCCTGGCGCTCTGATCAACGCCGTCACCGTCTCCGGCACCAACGACTGGCACGGCTCGGCGTTTGAGTTCCTGCGCAACAACATCATCAATGCGACCAATTTCTTCTCGGTCAACACGGCCACTGGCGCGCCCATCCGGGACACGCTCAAGCGCAGCCAGTTTGGCGGCACCTTTGGCGGCCACGTCATCAAGGACAAGCTGTTCTTCTTCGGTGGTTACCAGGGTACTCGCAACCGGCAGGTGTCGAACGCCACCACCTACTGCTTGCCCACGCCAGCCGAGTTATCCGGCGACTTCAGCCAGATGGGAGGATCGTGTGGCAAGAATGCTGCAGACGGCTCCAACCTGGTGAACCCGGCCACCGGCGCCCGCATCAACACCACCCCGGGCACCGCTGGCTATCGCCGCGTCGATCCGACCACGTATTCGCAGCAGTCTCTCAACGTAATCAAGATGCTTCCGCTGGCGCAGGAGGATCCATTCGGTCTGGTCAGCGTGGCTCTGCCCGCGAACAACCAGGAAGACCAGTACATCGGCCGCGTCGACTGGAACATCTCGCAGCGCCACACCTTCTTCACGCGCTACTTCATCGCCAACTACAAACAGCCAAACTACTACTCGCCCACCAACCTATTGCTGACCACCACTGCCGGCAACGATGAGCGCGTGCAGACTGCCACCATCGGAGACATCTTCAACATCTCCCCCAACGTGGTGAACACCGCGCACGCCACCTGGGCACGTCGCCGTGACAACCGTGGGCCGACATCCGGCGGCATCAACGCGACCAATGTCGGCGTCAACCTCTACGTCTACGTTCCGGCCGACTTCCGCATGAGCGTCACCAACGGCCCGTCCGCGGGTTGCGGCACCTGCTCGCCCGGCTTCTTCAACTCCAATTCCGAAGACTTTTCGGACGACGTGGACTACCAGCACGGCAAGCACTCCTTTGCCTTCGGCGCCGAGTACATCCGCGCGGCTGACAACACCAACGCCGGCTACTTGCAGAATGGTCAGTACACCTTCAACGGCCAACTCTCCGGCGTCAACAATCGGAACGTCGGCGAAGGCATGATCGACTTCCTTACCGGGCGGATGCAGAGCTTCGGCCAGAGCCGTTCGCAGCAGACCGCCTTCCGGCAGAACATCATCTCCGGCTACGGGCAGGACACCTGGCACGTGCAGGACAAGTTGACCCTGACCTACGGTCTGCGCTACGAGCCCATGCTCTTCGCCGCCGACCGCTACGGCCGGGGCAGCACCTTCGACTACAACGCATTCGTCAGCAACACCCACTCCGCGCGCTTCCCCAACGCTCCGGCGGGCACTCTGTTCCCCGGCGACACGGGCATCAGCAAGGCTATGGTGAACAACCGGCTGAATAACTTCTCGCCGCGTGTTGGCTTGGCGTACCAGGCGCATCCCACCACGGTCGTCCGCGTCGGCGGCGCCATCATGTATGACACGCCGCCGCTGTACCTGAGCCAGCGCCAAACCACCAATCCGCCCTACACGAACGAAATCGATCTGACGGGCAACATCCCGTTCAGCAATCCGTGGTCCGTGTATCAGAACGGCACCGATCCGTTCCCCGGCATCTTCCCGCCGAACGCCACGGCTACCTTCCCGACCACCGGGCAGTACGTGGTCATGAAGCCCGACGCGCGCACGCCGGTGATTTACCAGTGGACCGCGTCGTTGCAGCAGGAGTTCGGCCGCGGCTGGAACTTCTCTGCCAACTATCTCGGCAACCGCAACATTCACCAGTACATGGGCACCTACCCGTACCACGCCACGTATATCCCCGGCGTGTCGACGGGCGTCGCCGGATCCTGCGGTCCGCTGTCCGGCAGCAACCTGCCTGCCGCTGGCTCGCCCTGCTCGAACACCGGCAGCGGCAACACCAACGCACGCACGGCTCTGTCGCGCATCAATCCGTCGCAGGGGCTGCTCTACAGCCCCACGTTCACCATCATCGACGACCACGGAATCTCGAACTACAACGGCGGCATCTTCACCATCCAGCACCGCTCCGGTAACTTCAACTTCCTTGGCAACTACACCTGGTCCAAGTGCATGGACCTGGTCGACAACCAGGGCGATATCGCCAGTTCGACCCTGCAGAACAGCTCCAATCCGCGCGCAGACTATGGCGTTTGCGGCTACGACGTTCGCCACATCGCCAACATCACCTTTATTACCGAGAGCAAGTTCTCCAGCCTGCACGGCTTTGCCGCCGGTCTGGCGAACGGCTGGCAGATCGCTCCGCTCGTCCGCATGACCAGCGGCACACCCATCAACGTCACCTACGGCTCTGACATCTCGCTGACCGGTCAGGCCAACGACCGTCCGAACCTGGTCCCGGGCGTCCCCCTGCTGACCGGCACCAAGGTGACCAGTCGCGCCACGACCACCGGCAACCGCTTCTACTTCAACCGGGCTGCCTTTGCCGCTCCGGCGACCGGCACCTACGGCAATCTGCCCAGGAACTTCCTGCGCACGCCTAACTTCTACGACGTCGACCTTTCGGTTAGCCGCAACTTCAACGTGTATGAGCGCCTCCGCCTTCAGATCCGCCTGGAAAGCTTCAACGTGCTCAATCACCCAAACCTGAACGCCTTTACCTCGGCCACGCCAAGCTCCTCCACATTCGGCTACGCAACCGGTGCTGCCGACCCGCGTATCTTCCAACTCGCCGGCCGCTTCACCTTCTAA
- the hisS gene encoding histidine--tRNA ligase, which produces MPTIKAVRGTRDLLPPETALWNRVETVARDVFRRYGFGEIRTPVLEATELFARGVGEETDIVSKEMYTWEDRARAASEKAQSLTLRPENTAGVVRAYIEHKLGDTGQLQKLYYIGPQFRRERPQKGRYRQFFQIGAEVIGPATAGSESPLRDAEVLEMLAALLDALDIPRASAENDFRGWRLQLNSVGSSTDRPRYLTALREALQPVKNQMCPDNQRRAETNPLRVLDSKDEQDQDIINALPKIADFLDAESTAHFAAVREALDACGVPYTVNPRLVRGLDYYTRTTFEFTVDLGLGTQNALLGGGRYDGLSEMLGGPRAPGIGFAIGEDRLILTLQALAEARASSPGEMVAASKLDAYVAPLSAGQNAAALRLAQQLRAAGLSAEVGDGTFRLKKSFEAAERVARAIVIVGEDEVTQHVATVKTFATGEQRKVAFAELAAVLRV; this is translated from the coding sequence ATGCCCACCATCAAAGCGGTTCGCGGAACGCGCGACCTTCTGCCGCCCGAAACAGCACTGTGGAACCGCGTGGAGACCGTCGCCCGTGACGTGTTCCGGCGTTACGGATTCGGTGAGATCCGCACGCCCGTGCTGGAGGCCACCGAGCTGTTTGCGCGCGGTGTTGGTGAAGAAACGGACATCGTTTCCAAGGAGATGTACACGTGGGAGGACCGCGCCCGCGCCGCCAGTGAAAAGGCGCAAAGCCTGACGTTGCGGCCTGAGAACACGGCCGGCGTTGTGCGCGCCTATATCGAGCACAAGCTCGGCGATACGGGTCAGTTGCAGAAGCTGTACTACATCGGTCCACAGTTCCGGCGGGAGCGTCCGCAGAAGGGCCGCTACCGGCAGTTCTTCCAGATCGGCGCAGAGGTAATCGGGCCGGCTACGGCGGGTTCGGAATCGCCGCTGCGCGATGCCGAGGTGCTGGAAATGTTGGCGGCGCTGCTGGACGCGCTGGACATTCCGAGGGCTTCTGCTGAAAACGATTTTCGCGGCTGGCGGCTGCAGTTGAACAGCGTGGGATCGAGCACGGACCGGCCGCGCTATCTGACCGCACTGCGCGAGGCGCTGCAGCCGGTGAAGAACCAGATGTGCCCCGACAACCAGAGGCGCGCGGAGACGAATCCGCTGCGCGTTCTGGACTCGAAAGACGAGCAGGACCAGGACATCATCAACGCACTGCCCAAGATTGCGGACTTCCTGGATGCAGAGTCGACAGCGCACTTTGCCGCCGTCCGCGAGGCGCTGGACGCGTGCGGCGTGCCGTACACGGTGAATCCGCGGCTGGTACGGGGGCTGGACTATTACACGCGCACCACGTTCGAGTTCACGGTAGACCTGGGCTTGGGAACGCAGAACGCCCTGCTGGGCGGCGGCCGGTATGACGGCCTGAGCGAGATGCTGGGCGGCCCGCGCGCGCCCGGTATCGGCTTTGCGATCGGCGAAGATCGCCTGATTCTCACGCTGCAGGCTCTGGCCGAGGCGCGCGCTTCCAGTCCTGGCGAGATGGTGGCCGCGTCGAAGCTGGACGCCTACGTGGCTCCCTTGAGTGCGGGCCAGAACGCGGCGGCGCTGCGGCTGGCGCAGCAGTTGCGCGCGGCAGGGTTGAGCGCCGAGGTGGGCGATGGAACGTTTCGACTGAAGAAGTCGTTTGAGGCGGCCGAACGTGTGGCGCGCGCCATCGTGATCGTGGGTGAGGACGAGGTGACGCAGCACGTAGCGACGGTGAAGACGTTTGCCACGGGAGAGCAGCGCAAGGTGGCGTTTGCGGAGCTAGCAGCTGTGCTGCGGGTCTAA
- a CDS encoding DUF1810 domain-containing protein: MAIGFDLERFVEAQRGAYEQALREMEAGAKRSHWMWFIFPQVRGLGSSSMAQRYAIAGRDEAAAYLQHPVLGGRLREITAAVNRIKGRSLDEVFGYPDDLKFHSSMTLFAEAEGTDGIVFAQALQTWFGGRRDEATLRMLGSRRNE, translated from the coding sequence GTGGCGATTGGGTTCGACCTGGAGCGATTTGTGGAGGCGCAGCGCGGGGCGTATGAGCAGGCTTTGCGCGAGATGGAGGCCGGTGCGAAGCGGAGCCACTGGATGTGGTTCATCTTCCCGCAGGTGCGCGGGCTGGGATCGAGCAGCATGGCGCAGCGGTATGCGATTGCCGGCCGCGACGAAGCAGCGGCGTACCTGCAGCATCCTGTGCTGGGAGGGCGGCTGCGCGAGATTACGGCCGCGGTCAACCGGATCAAAGGCAGATCGCTGGACGAGGTGTTCGGGTACCCGGACGACCTGAAGTTTCACTCGAGCATGACGCTGTTTGCGGAGGCGGAAGGCACGGACGGCATTGTGTTCGCGCAGGCGCTGCAGACGTGGTTCGGTGGCCGGCGCGACGAGGCGACGCTGCGAATGCTGGGAAGCCGGCGAAACGAATAG